TTTTCCATCAGTGAGTGGATTGTAAGTCGCGATCTCCAATGAGATATCGTCTAAAGAAACTTCGTAATGCGTCGTTGTCTTGGGTGGATTTTCAATCCGGCCTTTGAGCTTTCCAATCAGGACATCGAGAGGGTTTAGCTGGCGATTGCCTCTCATCATGGGAGACTTGTCATCATTATAGCGAATAGTCATCCGCTCGAAATATGTACCCCAGACTTTGCGTACTTTAGGTAAAACGACCTGAAGATAGTATTCGTAGAATTCATCAGAGCCATTTTTAATCTGAGAATGGTATGTGTCGAGCGGGAATATAGTGTTAGCGACCGTATCAGTTGTCCGGAACTTATTATCCAGAGCAAATTTATCGAACGCTTTAATGATGGTCCTCTCGGATGCTGTCTTCATCGTCGGGTCGGTTATCGAATAAATTAGATTGTATACAGGCCTAGACGAAATCGAGAGAGCCTTAGTGGCCTTCAGCCACGCTGCCACGGCCGACGGGCTGTCATCAATCACGAGATAGTTCGGCATCGAAAGCTAAATCCATATTAATCTTGGAGATCTAGCTAAGATGTATTTCGCTGTAAGCCAAGCATAGCCTCGCGTGCCCCAACCTTCGCCCCAAGAATTTTTGATGGAATACTCATAACTTCCGCCTGAGGGGCGGAGACCGCAGATAACAACTGCGTGCCGACCCTCTATTTTGGCATTGTTCAAAAGATCAAGAGGGGCCAACCCCGTACACGCAAAAAATGGCGCGTCTATGTTGATTACTAAGCCAATCGCCCTGCCGCATTTGAGCGACCTTTCGACCGTCGAACCGTCAAATGGTTTGTCCATCACATGGGCTTGGTGAAACTCACATGACGCGTTCAGGGGGTTTTCGCTTCTATATGGCCAATCAAGCTCGCTTGCCTGACCATCCAGAGCGAGACTATCGATCGCTGCGTCGATCGTCAGAGCGTAGGCGACTGGGCGGCAGGCTCGTAGGCTCGCCTGCCGATGCAAGGACTCGGGAGAGAGTAATTCCTTTGGGTCGCGAACTACCCGGTGGATATCGCTAACCGCAAACGAAAGACACGTCGGATGTGGCCCTTGGTCTCGTGCCAGCCCCAGGTCGATTTCGATAAAGACAGCGCTATCCGGCATTTATTTTGTAGCGGCTTTCACAATCCGAGCGCGATTAGCTCGTGAAAGGCCGCTTTCGGGTGGCATAACGGAGAAGTTGAATGCAACCTCGCACAGAGGAGCGGCTTCCCATGGGCGTTTATGCTCAAACGGTAGTGACCCGACGCCTTTGGTGTCAGCGCGATAGAAAATGCGCTTTGCCGATGGTGCGCCTATCAAGTCGGGATCAAGGGATGTGACGGCGTCGAGTTCTGTAAGGCTTGCAGGTGGAGGAGCCTTCGGCAGCCACAAATATCCCGCACCGGCTTGTTGTTCGAGGCTTACAGTAATGGTGTCGCCGACGTTGACGGCAATGTCGGCTCGATTGTCCCCTTGGCTCAAGACCCAAGCATCGTATCGCGTCTCTGCGGCGGCGGATACATGGCCCAAGCGTTCCTTGATCTTCTTGGGCTTAATTTCGAGTAGTCGGGCTCTCTGTTCTGCGTTGATGACCCGATTGCGCTCTAATGCCCACACAGTGGCTTGATAACTCGAACCGCAACGGAGCGACAATTGGTAGATCGTATCCTCTTCTGCAAGGCGAGAGCGCGTCCAGCCCTGTTTATTCGCGTGATGGCCAATGAGCCACATTGGTAACAAGAAGGTTCCGGCAAATTCGTCCGCTTCGATCTCTTGTAAATACGAGGCGAAACCGTCGATCTTTGGGGCTTTCAGGCTGTGAGCCGCGCGGCGCAGTACGTTAGGGCTGTCGAGACTAGGTTCGTGAGCCATGAAGGCATGGCCTAATTCGTGGGCAGCCGTGAAGCGTTGAACAGAGAGAGGACGCTTGGTGCTGATCATGACGCCGGGCTGATCGCCACGGATGTACGCCCCTAAAAGGCCATCCAGCGGCTTGAAGACCACTCTCACATCGAGCCAGGCAAGCGCATCGAATATATCGACGCGCTCGTGAGTGGTCATGATCCGCTCACGAACATCGAGAAATCGTTGAACCTTTGTCGCGGCTGCAGCCCCTTTCAGGCGCGCGCGCCTTATGGCTTCATTCAAGTGGTAGCGCTTTCCGAACGGGACCGTAGGTAGGTAGCAAAACGCTGCAATTCACCCATGTCCTGATCCGACAGGGTCTCAGCAGCGCGTGCGAGAAACTCCGTTCGCTCGCTAGCTTTCTGGGCGGACACACCGGTCGTAAAGAACTCAATGCCCCGGCCAAGTGCCTTCGCGATTTCAGAAAGCTGGGTGGCGCTCACTTGAGTGGTACCAGCCTCAATCGCTTCAATTTCATCAGGCGCAACTCCGATCATTTCTGCGAGCTCGTCGGCTGAGAGTTCAAGATACTCGCGAGCTTCCGTGACGCGTGCTGCTATATGCCGCTCGGTCGCGATATTAGGCATTTTCTTTCTTCTTTTCTTTTTCAAAAAGAGCCGCAATTCGAGGAATGAGGTGCTCCTTCATTTCCTCGAAGCTGTCATAGCCACCCTCTTTGATCGCGCTTTCCGGAATTTGAAATTTGACAACCTCTTCCAGCGTCACAAGGGCGCGAACCGCTCGATGGGAATCAATCTCCACCGCAGGTTTCATGATGTCTGAGGATGCAGGTTTGTCACCAGGAAGGGCGGCATCTGCCGTTTCGTCATCCCACCACCTTTCGAGCACGGCTTCCACCGCCGAGACGGGAAACACGGTCGGCAGGGTTTCCTTCAAGTCATTCGCCATGATGCCTCCTTCGCTGAGAATGCCAGATCATGAATCCAAAAGCAACAAAGGTTCACATTATGTTCTACTTAAAATCTGGGTTGAGATGATAAGGTCACCAAGGGCGATCCTCATCAAAGCTTCGCATCTGCATTGTAGGTTTGACTGCTGGTGAAGACCATTTGCTTCTCGCCTCCGAGGCGTCCCGGAGCAGTCGAATCGTTCATCGATTTAGAGAGGCCGCTCGATCGCAAAGTTCAAGGCGCTGCGGATGGCCATGCCATATCTCGTTAGCATACTTTTGGGGACTTCGTAGCCAAGCCGTCCAGATAATCGGACCACACCTGCATCATCGCGACGCGCTCGTCCCAATATTCTCCGCGAGCATAAGCGCGCCTTACTGCGTCAGCCTCCGCGTGCGCCAGCTGTCGTTCAATGGCATCCGGATGCCATTTGCCCATCTCATTGAGCAAGGTGCTAGCCATGGCGCGAAAGCCGTGACTTGTCATCTCGTCGCCGGAATAGCCCAATCGACGCAGCGCGCCGTTCAGCGCATTCTCGGACATGGGTCGCTTAATGGATTGGAAGCCGGGGAAAACAAATTTGCCCGTGCCAGTGACACCATGGATCGAGGTCAAGATTTCCAGAGACTGCCGGGATAGTGGCACGCGATGTGGACGCCGCATCTTCATTTTTTCGGCGGGGATCGACCAGAGAGCTTTGTCAAAATCGATCTCTGTCCATTCGGCGTGGCGCAGTTCACCCGGCCGAACAAAAACATGAGGAGCGAGCCGCAGGGCCGCTCTTGTAACTGC
This window of the Sphingobium sp. CR2-8 genome carries:
- a CDS encoding C1 family peptidase, with protein sequence MPDSAVFIEIDLGLARDQGPHPTCLSFAVSDIHRVVRDPKELLSPESLHRQASLRACRPVAYALTIDAAIDSLALDGQASELDWPYRSENPLNASCEFHQAHVMDKPFDGSTVERSLKCGRAIGLVINIDAPFFACTGLAPLDLLNNAKIEGRHAVVICGLRPSGGSYEYSIKNSWGEGWGTRGYAWLTAKYILARSPRLIWI
- a CDS encoding protease inhibitor I42 family protein, encoding MNEAIRRARLKGAAAATKVQRFLDVRERIMTTHERVDIFDALAWLDVRVVFKPLDGLLGAYIRGDQPGVMISTKRPLSVQRFTAAHELGHAFMAHEPSLDSPNVLRRAAHSLKAPKIDGFASYLQEIEADEFAGTFLLPMWLIGHHANKQGWTRSRLAEEDTIYQLSLRCGSSYQATVWALERNRVINAEQRARLLEIKPKKIKERLGHVSAAAETRYDAWVLSQGDNRADIAVNVGDTITVSLEQQAGAGYLWLPKAPPPASLTELDAVTSLDPDLIGAPSAKRIFYRADTKGVGSLPFEHKRPWEAAPLCEVAFNFSVMPPESGLSRANRARIVKAATK
- a CDS encoding helix-turn-helix domain-containing protein, producing the protein MPNIATERHIAARVTEAREYLELSADELAEMIGVAPDEIEAIEAGTTQVSATQLSEIAKALGRGIEFFTTGVSAQKASERTEFLARAAETLSDQDMGELQRFATYLRSRSESATT